The sequence TTTTCCAGCGCACCTGTCTCGTCGAAGCTGCGCGGTCGGCCAACTGGCCGGGTGGTATTTTGAATCATTTAGTTTAAAACTCCTTGACAACTGCTGCCGCACCCATTTATAACCAAATCGTTCTAAATTATCAAGCCAATCCTGGCCCGCCGGGCCTTACGATACGGCCATCACCCTTTGACACGGAGACGCCCATGGAACATTCAGTCGCGCTCGTTACCGGCACCACCTCCGGGGTCGGTTATGAAGCTGCTCGCATGCTCGCCAGCAACGGCTACCGCGAGGTCATCGTCACCGGGCGCAGCCTGGCCCGGGTCCAGGAAACGGCCGCTCAGCTTGCGGCTCAGACCAGAACACAGGTTTTCACGCCGCTGGAATTGGAGCTGGACGAGCCGGCCAGCGTTCAATCCGCCCTCGCCGAACTCGAAAAGCGAGGTCGGCCGATTGATTTTCTACTGCTCAACGCCGGAATGGTGCCCGGTAAAGAGCGGGTGATCACTGCGGCGGGCGTCGAGGCTTCTCAGGCTCCGCTCATCGGCCATCATCAATTAACTGTCGGCTTACTCCGCGCCAATCTGCTGAGCCCCAACGCGCGAATTGTAATTGCCGGCGCGGAGCCCGCCCGCGGGGGTGTACCCATGTTCAGGTACACCGACGTGGACGCACTTGCTGCGAGATACCACGAAGGCGACCTGACCGCTGCGATGGAAGCCCTGTTGCGCAACGGGCCTCACGTAAAGTATGTGCCCAACAATGCGTACGCTGACGCGAAACTCATGGTTGCCTGGTGGACTGCGGCGCTTGCGCGTCGGCTGCCCTCTGGCATGGCCGTGTTCGCCGTCTCGCCCGGCGCGGCAACCGCCACCCAGGTGGGACGAAACGCTGGCTGGGCGGTGAAATATCTGATGATCCCAATCGTGAACCTCCTTCCCGGCATGAATCAGACGCCGGAGACGGCGGCCCGCCGGTACCTTCAGGCGTCGGAGTTCGGAGCCGACGTCTCAGGGCAATTCTTCGCCTCGGCCAAAGGGAAATTCACAGGCCCAATTGAGGCGCAGCGCCAGCCGCACCTCCTCGATGGCGCCAATCAGGAAGCCGCGTGGCAGGCCGTTGTCAATGTTTCTGGCGTCAACTGGTCATCTGCGGATTTCTTGCGCGCGGTGCCTGAACGAGCGGCGGTCGCGGCGACGAAAATCGGCGGGTGATGGCGGAGTTGTGTGACCGTTCACGTGTCTCGCGGCATTTTCAATTGAATAGCTCAGCAGTTGCTAACTATGGAGAACGTTTCTTTATCGTATTAAACGGTCAAATATTGGCAACACAACCCAAACCTCCGAATGAGAACACATACAAACCGGTAGCAGGATAGAAAAGGTAGTCATTATCGGCAGCATGAGCAGTATGGGCCGCGCGAGGGCGCAGACGCTCCTCGATGGGGCGCGCGGTCGTTGCCCGACATCGATGCCCTCGCAGCGCAGGTGAAGACCGAGTTCGACGCCATCAACCTGCTTACCGTCGCTGCGAGAGCGAGCATTCCGGCGCCTCTCGAGAGCGTGACCGAATCCACGTAACGGCGGCCTTATTCGCCGATGGGAGACTTCAGGCCCGCTAACGTACATGCCTGTCTGGACGCGCAAACTGAGACCGGCCACCTTCGAACTTCCGAAGCTGTGCTCAAGATTGCCAACAATCAGTGCGGCTTTGGCCCGCTCAGCGCTTTAGTGAGGTTTGCCTGCCGACCGCTTTGTCGCAGACTTGCGTTTCGCTATGAAGGAGACGCTTTCCTTGCGCGGATTGGCTAATTTGCTCTTTACATGGGCCACGATGCTCCCTTACCTGTGGTGCGCGCACAATCTGCCATTGCAGGCCGCACCAAGTATCCCAGCAGCCTGGGAGATTGCGAGACGATTAGCGGGATCCGAGTGAGCTTCGCAGCCCTGGTTCGGTCGAATGCGGTACTTCAATTTCGAAGGCCGGGTTGTTCATAATCGGTATCGCACAGTGCCGCGTGAACCGCTTTGACTCTTTACATACGCACGCTGCGCTGGATCAACCGTCGATCATCGAATGACATAGAATGTCTGGAAGCTATGCTTGAAGTTCGAAATCCAAAAACGATTCCGCGCGTGCATTTCGAGACTTGATTGCCTTCTATGCGGTATAAATCGCTCTGCCCGTCGCGCTGGTGTAACTCGTTGTGTACGTAACGAACGGATGTATAACGCCTGCGGGCGAACGCCTGCCCAATACGACACTGCTGTTTCCGAAGAGCGCTAAAGATGAGAACCATCAATGATTCCGCACGGGCCTTTATCGATCTGGCCAAGCTAGGACGAACCAGTTTATGGGCTATCGCGTTGACGCTGTTGCTTATCAGTTTTATCAACACCATCAGCGCATTTGGTATCCTGGCGTTCTCACCTGCCGACGTTCAGTCAGCGTTTTACAGAAAGTTAAGCGTCATCAATCTGCTTGAATCTTTGTTCACTGGTGCCGCCGGAATCGGCGGTATCGCTGGATTCTGGCTCGCCTGCCGTTTCATTCTACGCCGCCCGTATGTGTCTATCGTTTCTGCCGGGCTTAAATTCAGCGTTCCGCGTGTCCTGCTCGGCATGGCGCTTTTCTTACCCGCGTTGGTAGTATCAGTCATTGCGAGCTCGGTTTATTTCTGGGTACGTTTCGGCACGTGGCAACCGCCGCTTGGGGGATTCAATTCGAATCCGCACGTTTTCGGGTTCGGTCCGATTCTCAGTCTCTTTGCCGGGCCTGTCGCAATAGGTGTGTTCGCGTTTGGTGAGGAGCAATTTTTTCGTGGATGGCTGACGCAGACCCTTGGGCAGTTTATCCGCGTTCCGGCTGTTGTCGTGACAGTCGTGGCCGTTTCGTTTGCGATCTACCACACGCAATACGACTTGCCCGTTAAGGCGGCGGTGTTCTTTCATTCTATCGGTTTTTCAGTGTTGAGCCTGCGCGATCAACGTCTGGAACTGGCTCTCGGTGCGCACACAATGCTAAACACGTGCGTCGCACTGCTGATACCAACGTTTTTCGTGTCCGCGCATCCGCATGTGAATCTTCCGAATGCGATTTACATGAGTCACACGATACTGATACTCGACATCATTGTTTTTGCGCTGATTAGAGGCGCGCTGCCGTTCGCGCTGATGTACTGGTTTCTTCAAAAGACAAACGGATGGTTCGAGCCAAAGCCCGCAACCGAAGTTGCGGACGTTCAACCTGCGTGAATATCAACGGCGCGCACCGCGAACGACATTTCGACCGAGCCGGGCACTGAGCGAGTCGACGAAGCGCAGCACGGTCGCAACGGCAGTGTAAGGGAGCGCCGCTGTTTCGGCCTGCCACGCTCGAATGTTCTTCTAGTTGTCTCAAGCATGCGGAATCGTTCATGAACCGCATAAGACCGTTCGGGAAAACTAACGAATGGGCACGTCGCGGTGCGCTCATCCGCGAGCCACCGACAGATCGTCCTTACGGAATGAGGGAATTTACCGTTGCGACGCCGGATGGACATCGGTTTGTCGTAGCGCAGGCCAGCTCACAGAATCAGTCATGAATGACGCATTCGAGCACCACACACAGTGCTTCGAGTTGGCCTCCGTAACCTCTCGCGCGGGCGACCGAGCATCGGCTGCATTAAAAGTGACTATCCGAAGGCGGCTAGTGTGGACTAGCCCATCGCTCTCGCACCAGAGACACCGGGGCGCCCGCTTAAGCTCAGTCACCGAACCGTCACGGACGCCGCCGCCTGATCGATTTGCCAACGGGACCTATCAGAAATACATAAGGAAGCGAGGGCCGCGCAGTCATCGCAGCGTCACTCCTCGCCCGGTTCAACAACGCGTATCGGACGAGTCCCGACCCTCGCTCCCGTGACCTGGTCGACCGCCACACTCCTGATCTCAATTCCTGTTTTCGCATGAAGTAAGCGAACCAGCCTGCCATCGCCACGGTCTTGGCGCTTGCGATGCGCCGATCATGAAGAGCACCACATGAAGTCTCGCCCGGCAGCCATCTGAAGGCACTCAGCCGCGCAGCACAAGCGCAGAAATCCGACATGTTTTTGCAGGAATGAGGAAGAAGTGCAACCGGTTGGACCCTAGTCTTGGTGTCTCCGTCATCGGGTCAATGGGCCACGTCGACGAGATCGGCGTCAGCGCTTGGCCTTCCTGCATGGTCGGCATCCCGATGACCGGCGGCCTTCATTCGAGCCGACACCTTACTCAGGCCGCGATCTGAAAATCGATCGGGCCTCAAACACTGAACAAGGAGAAATGTCATGGCTGCGAGCGGCAATCGCGCAGTAACGTTCATGGGTCCGATGAAGATGGAGTTGCAGACTTTCGACTATCCGAAACTGATCACGCCGACAGGCAAGAAAGCCAATCACGGCGCGATCCTCAAGATCGTGACGACGAATATCTGCGGTAGCGATCAGCACATCTACCATGGCCGCTTCGCCGCGCCCAAGGGGATGGTGATGGGGCATGAGATGACCGGGGAAGTGGTCGAAGTCGGTCCGGACGTCGAGTTCATCAGGAAGGGCGATATATGTTCGGTCCCGTTCAACGTTTCTTGTGGACGCTGCCGCAACTGCAAGGAGCGGCACACCGATGTGTGCATGAACGTTAATGACACGGTCGATTGCGGCGCTTACGGCTTCAATCTCGGCGGCTGGCAGGGTGGCCAGTCCGACTACCTGATGGTGCCTTACGCCGATTGGAACCTGTTGTCTTTCCCGGACAAGGACCAGGCCATGGAGAAAATCCGGGATCTCACACTGTTATCGGACATCCTTCCGACCGGCTTCCATGGTCTGATGGAGGCCGGGGCCAGAGTGGGCTCGACGGTCTATATCGCCGGAGCCGGGCCGGTGGGTCGGTGCGCCGCGGCGGGCGCGCGCCTCATCGGCGCGTCCTGCATCATCGTGGCCGATACCAACCGGGCGCGGTTGGACCTGCTCAGTAATAATGGCTGCGAGGTGGTCGATCTCACCAAGGACACGCCGGTGGCCGACCAGATCGAAGCGATCCTGGGCAAGCGGGAGGTGGATTGCGGCGTGGATTGCGTCGGACTGGAGGCGCACGGCTGTGGTCCGGAGGCGAACAGCGAGCACTCGGAGGCGGTAATCAACACGCTTCTCGAAGTAGTACGGGCCGGTGGCGCGATGGGCGTCCCCGGCATTTACACCGACGCCGACCCGAAGGCGAGCACCGATCTGACCAAAAAAGGCCAGCTTCCCATTGATTTCGGCAAAGCCTGGATCAAATCGCCGAAACTGACGGCCGGCCAGGCGCCCGTCATGCACTACAACCGCGACCTGATGATGGCGATTCTGTGGGATCGGATGCCATATCTTGGCGCCATGCTCAACACCGAGATCATCAAGCTGGAGCAGGCGCCCGAGGCGTACAAGACGTTCAGCGATGGCTCGCCCAAAAAGTTCGTCATCGATCCACACGGCAGCGTGAAGAAAGCCGCATAGTACCGGCAGGTGATACGGGCGCTCGACGGCTCCTCCCCTTCGGGCGCCCGATCGCGAGGTCGAAAAAGACCCTGGCAATGTCCGGCTCAAAGAAGCCATCCGCCGACTCGCAGGCGCGGGCGACACATGTGCGGCTTTCGCGATGCATGTCGCACAAAGGCGTTTCGTTCATGCTGTGGTCCAGCCAGATA is a genomic window of Paraburkholderia sp. PREW-6R containing:
- a CDS encoding SDR family NAD(P)-dependent oxidoreductase gives rise to the protein MEHSVALVTGTTSGVGYEAARMLASNGYREVIVTGRSLARVQETAAQLAAQTRTQVFTPLELELDEPASVQSALAELEKRGRPIDFLLLNAGMVPGKERVITAAGVEASQAPLIGHHQLTVGLLRANLLSPNARIVIAGAEPARGGVPMFRYTDVDALAARYHEGDLTAAMEALLRNGPHVKYVPNNAYADAKLMVAWWTAALARRLPSGMAVFAVSPGAATATQVGRNAGWAVKYLMIPIVNLLPGMNQTPETAARRYLQASEFGADVSGQFFASAKGKFTGPIEAQRQPHLLDGANQEAAWQAVVNVSGVNWSSADFLRAVPERAAVAATKIGG
- a CDS encoding CPBP family glutamic-type intramembrane protease → MRTINDSARAFIDLAKLGRTSLWAIALTLLLISFINTISAFGILAFSPADVQSAFYRKLSVINLLESLFTGAAGIGGIAGFWLACRFILRRPYVSIVSAGLKFSVPRVLLGMALFLPALVVSVIASSVYFWVRFGTWQPPLGGFNSNPHVFGFGPILSLFAGPVAIGVFAFGEEQFFRGWLTQTLGQFIRVPAVVVTVVAVSFAIYHTQYDLPVKAAVFFHSIGFSVLSLRDQRLELALGAHTMLNTCVALLIPTFFVSAHPHVNLPNAIYMSHTILILDIIVFALIRGALPFALMYWFLQKTNGWFEPKPATEVADVQPA
- a CDS encoding alcohol dehydrogenase catalytic domain-containing protein, which produces MAASGNRAVTFMGPMKMELQTFDYPKLITPTGKKANHGAILKIVTTNICGSDQHIYHGRFAAPKGMVMGHEMTGEVVEVGPDVEFIRKGDICSVPFNVSCGRCRNCKERHTDVCMNVNDTVDCGAYGFNLGGWQGGQSDYLMVPYADWNLLSFPDKDQAMEKIRDLTLLSDILPTGFHGLMEAGARVGSTVYIAGAGPVGRCAAAGARLIGASCIIVADTNRARLDLLSNNGCEVVDLTKDTPVADQIEAILGKREVDCGVDCVGLEAHGCGPEANSEHSEAVINTLLEVVRAGGAMGVPGIYTDADPKASTDLTKKGQLPIDFGKAWIKSPKLTAGQAPVMHYNRDLMMAILWDRMPYLGAMLNTEIIKLEQAPEAYKTFSDGSPKKFVIDPHGSVKKAA